Part of the Imperialibacter roseus genome, TGTTTCAGGGTGTGTGGCCACAACACAGGTTTCGGTAGCCTTTAACAACTCCATTTGATCAGGAAAGATCGATGCAGTGTGACCGTCGGTGCCAAGGCCAAGTATTACCAGATCGAACCTGGGCAGCCCGTCGGACGACGTTACGTTCTTTTTGATCTCGTGGCTGTATCGCTGAGCCTCTTGTCTGGGTTCGTTTTCGCCAAGGATGCGGTGAATATTCGCTTCAGGAATACCAACCTTGTCAAACAGATGCGCCTTAGTCATGCCATAATTACTGTCTTTATCGGTAGGAGGGACACAACGCTCATCACCCCAATAGAAATGCATCTTCGACCAATCTATTGCCTTTTTGTAATCAGCAGCAAGAATGTCAAACAGTAGTTGTGGGGTGGAGCCTCCGGAGAGAGCGATGTTTAACTTGTCACTGTTTTTGTTGAGATCAACCAAAAAGGCGGCAAAATCCTCCGCTACTGCCCTGGGGTTTTTAGAAATATGTAATTCCATCAGCTATTATAGTTCGCAATAAAGTCCGTCATCAACCAAATTGGCACAAGGATTCCGCCAGCCATGGCCATTTTCAATTAGCGCATTTGCTTGTTCTGGCCCCCAGGTGCCCGAGGGGTACCCGTATACGGGAAGGTCAGGATCGTCCTTCCATGCTTTTAGAATGGGGTCAACAAACTCCCAGGCAGCAATAACACTGTCACCTCTGGCGTAGAGGGTGGCATCGCCTTGCATGCAATCGAGCAGCAGCCTTTCGTAGGCTTCAGGCACATAAGCATCCGTCAGCCCATCGTATTGGAAATCCATATTCACCGTTTCGACCTTAAAGCCATTGCCAGGGACCTTCAGGCCAAACTTCAACAAAATGCCCTCGTTGGGCTGAATTCTAAAGACCAGTACATTTTGTGAGTTAGCAATTCGTCGCTGACTGAACAAATGGTGATGGTTGGGTTTGAAGTGAATTACCACCTCCGAAACCCTGGTTGGTAGCCGCTTGCCAGTGCGGACAAAGAAGGGCACGTCAGCCCACCTCCAATTGTCGATATAGAACTTCAAAGCCGCAAAGGTTTCAGTTCTTGACTCAGGGTCAACCCCAGATTCCTCTCTGTAACCGGGATATTGTTTGTCTCCAATAGTTGAATTGAGGTATTGGCCTCTGATTACGTTATCCCTGATGTCATCCTGAGTTAAAGGCCGTAAGGATCTGAATAGCTTTAGCTTTTCATTGTGGATCGATTCTGCATCCATTCTTGCTGGCGGCTCCATGGTCACCAGCGACACCAACTGTAGCAAGTGGTTTTGGATCATGTCTCTTAATGCGCCAGAGCCATCGTAGTAACCGCCTCGCTTCTCCACACCAACACTCTCAGCAGCCGTAATTTCTACTTTCTCAATGTATATGCGGTTCCAAAGCGGCTCGAAAATAGTGTTGCCAAATCTGGCCACCAGCGTATTCTGTACGGTTTCTTTACCCAGGTAGTGGTCGATTCTATAAATCTGATCTTCTTTGAACGACTCGAGCAGCTGGTTGTTTAGTTCTTTTGCACTTTCCAGTGTGTAACCAAAAGGCTTCTCAACAATCAACCTTTTCCAGCCCTTTTCCTCTGTATTAAGTTGAGCTTCGCCCAAATTCTTAGAAATCACAGAGTAAAGTGAAGGGGGAGTAGAAAGGTAGAAAATATAGTTTTGATCCGTATGACAGTCATTGCACAACGTTTTAAGCCGATTGGCCAGCAACTGATAGTCTACTACCGCTTTCGTATCAATCGACTGATAGAAAACCATCTTTGCGAAGTTTTCCAACTCACCAGGGTTGTCCTTGGAAGCTTTCAGGTGCGGGTTGTCGAAAACAACTTTCTTCCTGTATTCCTCGTCGCTGAAGTCTGTTCGGCTTACACCAAGAATAGCGTAATTCTCAGGCAAAAAACCTCTTTTGAATAAATTGAAAACAGCAGGAATCAGTTTACGCTCAGTAAGATCGCCAGAGGCTCCGAAAATAGTAAGTATCTGATTATCAGTTTTTTTCATTTAGGTACTACACAGGGATGATGGCAAAATTCAATTTAATTGGCGAAGATCAGTATTTTTGGTCTGAATCTCTTGATATTCGCTAAAAAACAAGCAATTAACATCGTGTGAAGGCAGTTGGTTGCACCACGGCCCACATGTGGAAGGAAAAAAAGGACTGGAATGGAAAAAACATATGACTTTGGCCTCGTAGGCCTCGGAGTGATGGGAAGAAACTTCATCTTGAACGTGGCAGACAATAATTTCTCCGCCTATGGGCTGGACACGGATTCGGAAAAGGTAAAGTCGTTGAGGGAAGAAGGAGCAGGAAAGGTTGTTGATGGCACTACCGACAAAAAGGAGTTTATTTCTAAACTTTCCAGGCCAAGAAAGATCATGTTGCTGGTCCCTGCAGGTGGCCCCGTTGACGCAGTTATCAACGATTTGTCTCCGTTGCTTGATAAAGGTGACCTGATCATTGATGGTGGAAATTCTTTTTTTACCGACACTGACAGAAGAGCCGAAAGCCTGGAGTCAAAAGGCATCTACTTCTTTGGTACAGGGGTTTCCGGTGGAGCCAAGGGCGCCCGCTTTGGCCCCAGTATTATGCCGGGAGGTGACAAAGATGCTTATGAAATTGTAAGGCCGGTTTTTGAAGCGGTTTCAGCGAAAGTCAATGGCGAGCCATGTGTGGACTATATGGGCGCCAGGTCAGCTGGCAACTACGTGAAAATGGTGCACAACGGTATCGAATACGGGTTGATGCAGCTTATTTCGGAGGCATATGATGTAATGAAGAGAGGATTGGGCCTGAGTAATCAACAGCTTCACAATACTTTCGACCAGTGGAACAAGTCGAAGCTTCAGTCCTTTTTGGTGGAAATAACAGCAGAGATATTCACGAAAAAAGATGAGCTAACCAACAAAGACCTGATTGACGTGATTCTTGACAAGGCCAAGCAAAAAGGCACAGGTAAGTGGACGTCTCAGAATGCCATGGATCTTGGTATTCCGGTGCCTACCATTGATGTGGCGGTTAGTATGCGGGAAATATCCTCCATGAAAGCTGATAGGGAAAAAGCTGAATCGCTCTACGGAGCCAAGTCCATCAAAGGAGACAGCAGTCTTACAGTGAAAGATGTTGAAGACGCTCTGTTCTTTGCCTACATCGTTACGTACGCTCAGGGTATGACGCAACTGTGGGCAGCCTCTAAGGAATATAAGTACGGATGCGATATGGAAACCATCGCCAAAATATGGAGGGGTGGTTGCATCATCCGCTCAGGCCTTTTAGAGGACATGAGGAAGGCTTATGCCAGAGATAAAGCACTTAGTAGCCTGTTGCTGGATAAAGACATTGCTGCCAAAGCTAAAAGCTGCGAAGTGTCGGCCAGAAAAGTAGCTGCTTATGCAATCGGTCAGGGCATTCCGGTATCAGGAATGGTAGCGGGTTTGAGCTATTTCGATGCGTTCACTACCGGCCGTTTGCCACTGAACCTGATCCAGGCGCAACGGGATCACTTTGGTTCACATACCTATGAGAGAACCGATAGGGAAGGAATTTTCCACACCGAGTGGTAAAAGAAAAAGGCTGAGTTAGTAGCTCAGCCTTTTCATTACCTATATTTCCAAAATACATTCTTGGGGTTGTTATATAGCGTCAGAACCTCGTTCACCGGTTCTGATTCTTATGCATTCTTCCAGCGGCGTAATAAAAATCTTGCCGCTGCCTATCATATCGCCGTCGTGGGCCTGAGTAGCATCCATAATGGCGTTGCAGGTAGTTTCAACGAAGCTGTCATTTACAGCTATCTCCAGTCTGACGTTAGAAACCAGGTTGGGAATCACTTTCTGGCCTCTGTAGACCTCCTCGGATACTCTCCGCCCGTGACCTGATACGTTGCTGACGGTGATTCTCGATATGCCTGCTTGAATCAGTGACTCCCTCACCTGATCGAGCTGGTTTTCTCTTATGATGGCTATAATAAGTTTCATTCTCTGTTAATTAGGAGTGATCATTCCGTATCCTTTCTCACCATGGTACACGTTGTCTAGGCCTTTCATTTCGTCTTCCTCACTGGCCCGGATTTTAACGAACTTATTGAGTACAAAAAGAATCACAAAAGTGCCTACACCGGCATAAACGATGGCTATTGCTATCGCCGTAAGTTGTACACCCAGCTGTTGCATTACAGTCCACGTGCCACCTGCAGCCGTTGCAGCGTCTGTCATCCAGCTTTCTCTGATAAAGAACACAAGGAAAATGGCACCGATGATACCTCCAACGCCGTGAATACCAAAAGCGTCTAGCGTATCGTCATAGCCGAGTTTATTTTTTAGTATAATTGCCAGGTAACACACAATGGTAGAGAGAGCTCCCAGTACCAGGGCCCCACCGGGCTGAACAACGCCAGCTGCTGGCGTAATAGCTACCAAACCAGCCAGGATGCCCGATGCAAAACCAAGAGCTGTTGCTTTGCCCTGGTGGAAGCCTTCGACTATTAACCAGGTAAGTGCGCCAGCAGCAGCGGCTATTTGTGTAACTGTTAATGCCTGAGCGGTGCTCAATCCACTTGAAATGCTGCTACCCGCATTGAATCCAAACCAACCTACCCACAAAAGGCCGGCGCCGATCATCGTCATTACGAGGTTGTTGGGCTGCATGGGTAAATGGGGGTGCGATTTTCTGGCACCAATAAAGAGAACGGCAACCAATCCGCTAACACCAGCTGAGATATGCACAACTGTGCCCCCCGCAAAATCGATAGCTCCACTTGCGCCAAGATTGAACAGGAAGCCGTCGGACGCCCAAACCCAATGGCAAAGCGGGTTGTAGACAATAAGCCCCCAAAGTGCAATGAAAAAACAATAACCTTTAAATGTGATTCTTTCGGCCACGGCGCCAGCAATAAGCGCAGGGGTGATGATGGCAAATTTTGCCTGGAACATGGAGAATACATATTCGGGGATGCCGTCGATAATGCTGTCGTCGATGCCTGAAAGCATCACATAGTCGGAATTCCAGCCAAACCAGCCGCCCAGCACGTTTTCACCAAAGGCCATGCTGTACCCACAAACTACCCAAAGTACAGTCATAATACCCATGGCTGTAAAACTGTGCATCATTGTGCCGAGCACGTTTTTCGTCCTAACCAGGCCACCATAAAACATGGCAAGACCGGGAATCATCAGGAGCACAAGTGTGGTGGAAGTCAGCATCCAGGCGGTGGCACCTGAGTCTATCTCAGATGTTTCCTGGGCAAGGGCAGCTGTGGAAGAGGCAATAATAGCCAATCCACTCAATAGAATTGGTCGAACAAAAAGCTTCATGTAAGGTGTGTTTAAAATTCAATCACCAGCTTTTTGGGACATGTTGTTTA contains:
- a CDS encoding ammonium transporter, with the translated sequence MKLFVRPILLSGLAIIASSTAALAQETSEIDSGATAWMLTSTTLVLLMIPGLAMFYGGLVRTKNVLGTMMHSFTAMGIMTVLWVVCGYSMAFGENVLGGWFGWNSDYVMLSGIDDSIIDGIPEYVFSMFQAKFAIITPALIAGAVAERITFKGYCFFIALWGLIVYNPLCHWVWASDGFLFNLGASGAIDFAGGTVVHISAGVSGLVAVLFIGARKSHPHLPMQPNNLVMTMIGAGLLWVGWFGFNAGSSISSGLSTAQALTVTQIAAAAGALTWLIVEGFHQGKATALGFASGILAGLVAITPAAGVVQPGGALVLGALSTIVCYLAIILKNKLGYDDTLDAFGIHGVGGIIGAIFLVFFIRESWMTDAATAAGGTWTVMQQLGVQLTAIAIAIVYAGVGTFVILFVLNKFVKIRASEEDEMKGLDNVYHGEKGYGMITPN
- a CDS encoding P-II family nitrogen regulator → MKLIIAIIRENQLDQVRESLIQAGISRITVSNVSGHGRRVSEEVYRGQKVIPNLVSNVRLEIAVNDSFVETTCNAIMDATQAHDGDMIGSGKIFITPLEECIRIRTGERGSDAI
- the gndA gene encoding NADP-dependent phosphogluconate dehydrogenase — translated: MEKTYDFGLVGLGVMGRNFILNVADNNFSAYGLDTDSEKVKSLREEGAGKVVDGTTDKKEFISKLSRPRKIMLLVPAGGPVDAVINDLSPLLDKGDLIIDGGNSFFTDTDRRAESLESKGIYFFGTGVSGGAKGARFGPSIMPGGDKDAYEIVRPVFEAVSAKVNGEPCVDYMGARSAGNYVKMVHNGIEYGLMQLISEAYDVMKRGLGLSNQQLHNTFDQWNKSKLQSFLVEITAEIFTKKDELTNKDLIDVILDKAKQKGTGKWTSQNAMDLGIPVPTIDVAVSMREISSMKADREKAESLYGAKSIKGDSSLTVKDVEDALFFAYIVTYAQGMTQLWAASKEYKYGCDMETIAKIWRGGCIIRSGLLEDMRKAYARDKALSSLLLDKDIAAKAKSCEVSARKVAAYAIGQGIPVSGMVAGLSYFDAFTTGRLPLNLIQAQRDHFGSHTYERTDREGIFHTEW
- the pgl gene encoding 6-phosphogluconolactonase, whose amino-acid sequence is MELHISKNPRAVAEDFAAFLVDLNKNSDKLNIALSGGSTPQLLFDILAADYKKAIDWSKMHFYWGDERCVPPTDKDSNYGMTKAHLFDKVGIPEANIHRILGENEPRQEAQRYSHEIKKNVTSSDGLPRFDLVILGLGTDGHTASIFPDQMELLKATETCVVATHPETGQKRISLSGPVINNAKSISFLVTGETKQPKVREILKHRGKFRTYPASHIKPTNGVLYWFLDEAASA
- the zwf gene encoding glucose-6-phosphate dehydrogenase; this translates as MKKTDNQILTIFGASGDLTERKLIPAVFNLFKRGFLPENYAILGVSRTDFSDEEYRKKVVFDNPHLKASKDNPGELENFAKMVFYQSIDTKAVVDYQLLANRLKTLCNDCHTDQNYIFYLSTPPSLYSVISKNLGEAQLNTEEKGWKRLIVEKPFGYTLESAKELNNQLLESFKEDQIYRIDHYLGKETVQNTLVARFGNTIFEPLWNRIYIEKVEITAAESVGVEKRGGYYDGSGALRDMIQNHLLQLVSLVTMEPPARMDAESIHNEKLKLFRSLRPLTQDDIRDNVIRGQYLNSTIGDKQYPGYREESGVDPESRTETFAALKFYIDNWRWADVPFFVRTGKRLPTRVSEVVIHFKPNHHHLFSQRRIANSQNVLVFRIQPNEGILLKFGLKVPGNGFKVETVNMDFQYDGLTDAYVPEAYERLLLDCMQGDATLYARGDSVIAAWEFVDPILKAWKDDPDLPVYGYPSGTWGPEQANALIENGHGWRNPCANLVDDGLYCEL